Proteins from one Ammospiza nelsoni isolate bAmmNel1 chromosome 18, bAmmNel1.pri, whole genome shotgun sequence genomic window:
- the TMEM233 gene encoding transmembrane protein 233, protein MSALPAGADIKRALENSPETNIEDELPDEPPPPRPKNYLLLSILSCFCPAYPVNIVAFVFAVMALNSYNQGDIEGSKRLGRNALWVAVASIIIGLIIIGIYCAVHFTTHAI, encoded by the exons ATGTCCGCGCTCCCCGCCGGCGCCGACATCAAGCGGGCTCTGGAGAACAGCCCCGAGACCAACATCGAGGATGAGCTGCCCGacgagccgccgccgccgcggcccaAGAACTACCTGCTCCTCAGCATCCTCTCCTGCTTCTGTCCCGCCTATCCCGTCAACATCGTCGCCTTCGTGTTCGCCGTCATG GCTCTGAACAGTTACAACCAGGGGGACATAGAAGGCTCCAAGCGGCTGGGTCGCAACGCGCTCTGGGTGGCCGTGGCCTCCATCATCATCGGCCTCATCATCATCGGCATCTACTGCGCGGTTCACTTCACAACG CATGCTATCTGA
- the PRKAB1 gene encoding 5'-AMP-activated protein kinase subunit beta-1, giving the protein MGNTSSERAGLERHGHKGTRGDSSGGATKEGDRPKILMDSPEDADLFHPEEMKAPLEKEEFLAWQQDLEVNDKTPTQARPTVFRWTGGGKEVYLSGSFNNWSKIPLTRSHNNFVAILDLPEGEHQYKFLVDGQWTHDPAEPVVTSQLGTVNNIIQVKKTDFEVFDALMVDSQKCSDMSELSSSPPGPYHQEPYVCKAEERFKSPPILPPHLLQVILNKDTGISCDPALLPEPNHVMLNHLYALSIKDGVMVLSATHRYKKKYVTTLLYKPI; this is encoded by the exons ATGGGGAACACGAGCAGCGAGCGCGCGGGGCTGGAGCGCCATGGGCACAAAGGCACCCGAGGGGACAGCTCAGGAGGAGCCACCAAGGAGGGAGACAGACCCAAAATCCTCATGGACAGCCCTGAAGATGCAGACTTGTTCCATCCAGAGGAAATGAAG GCTCCATTGGAGAAAGAGGAATTTCTAGCTTGGCAGCAGGACCTGGAGGTGAATGACAAAACCCCCACTCAAGCTCGGCCTACGGTGTTCCGCTGGACTGGAGGGGGGAAGGAGGTTTATTTGTCAGGGTCCTTCAACAACTGGAGTAAGATTCCTCTGACAAGGAG TCACAATAACTTTGTGGCAATCCTGGACCTGCCAGAAGGAGAGCACCAGTACAAGTTCCTCGTGGATGGGCAGTGGACACACGATCCTGCAGAG CCAGTAGTAACCAGCCAGCTGGGTACTGTCAACAACATCATCCAGGTGAAGAAAACTGACTTtgaagtgtttgatgctttgATGGTGGACTCCCAAAAGTGTTCAGACATGTCTG agctgtccAGTTCACCCCCAGGACCATACCACCAGGAGCCCTATGTCTGCAAGGCAGAGGAGCGCTTTAAATCTCCCCCCATTCTCCCCCCACACCTGTTGCAGGTCATCCTGAACAAGGACACAGGCATTTCT TGTGACCCCGctctgctccctgagcccaaCCACGTCATGTTGAACCACCTGTATGCACTTTCCATCAAG GATGGAGTGATGGTGCTCAGTGCTACACACCGTTACAAGAAGAAATACGTGACCACTTTGCTGTACAAGCCAATATGA